The following proteins are co-located in the Carassius auratus strain Wakin chromosome 7, ASM336829v1, whole genome shotgun sequence genome:
- the LOC113105475 gene encoding fucolectin-like, translated as MNMRVFYKSLLFLLGFFSVQTKTEIEVNVAAWGKADQSTTYENCDAQRALDGINYTFTHTEEKSNPWWKLDLTKTYSVNRVTITNRLDCCSYRIDGAEIRVGNESSDLNRNPICAVVSTIPAGATYSYSCGGMEGRYVIVDIPGTSKILTLCEVGVYAIGPFSEEDSCEDET; from the exons ATGAACATGAGAGTTTTCTACAAGAGTCTGTTGTTTTTACTGG GGTTTTTCTCAGTTCAGACGAAGACAGAAATAGAAG TGAATGTAGCAGCATGGGGAAAAGCCGATCAGTCGACAACATATGAAAACTGTGATGCTCAAAGAGCACTGGATGGGATAAACTACACTTTTACTCATACAGAAGAAAAGAGTAACCCGTGGTGGAAGCTGGACCTGACGAAGACGTACAGTGTGAACAGAGTGACCATCACTAACAGACTCGACTGCTGTAGTTACAGGATAGATGGGGCAGAGATTCGGGTTGGAAACGAATCTTCAGATCTTAACAGGAACCCAAT ATGTGCTGTAGTTTCTACTATTCCAGCAGGAGCTACCTACAGCTACTCGTGTGGTGGGATGGAGGGACGTTACGTTATTGTGGATATTCCTGGAACTTCAAAGATTCTTACTCTCTGTGAAGTGGGAGTCTATGCAATTG GTCCATTTTCCGAAGAAGACTCTTGTGAAGATGAAACTTAA